TCACAAGCTTTTGGAGATTCATAGCCAGATAATTCCTGCCCGGTCTCCCTACTACATCACCGATAAATAAAATGTTCATATGTACCTCCAACTTTTTTGCTACGTGCTTCGTGCCACGTGCTACGTGGTAAGTATGGATATTCCTTAGGGTTTCAGATACTTCACTATGTTCAGGATGACATTCCCCCACGTAACCTCGAACCTCGCACCTCGAACCCGATAATATATTATTATGATTAAAAAAGGCGGCAACATGCATTATGCATGTATTGCCGCTCATTTTCTATTTTGCATATTCAATTGCCCTAGTTTCCCTGATTACATTGACTTTTATCTGACCAGGGTATTCAAGCTCGTCTTCAATTCTCTTGACTATATCTCTGGCTATATAGACGATTTCGCTGTCGCTTACATCCTCTGGTTTAACCATGATTCTAACTTCCCTACCGGCTTGAATAGCAAAAGATTTTTCAACTCCAGTAAACGAATTTGCTATCTCTTCGATTTTTTCCAAACGTTTAATATAGGATTCCAAGGTTTCCCTTCGTGCTCCAGGTCTTGCAGCGGATATAGCATCGGCTGCCTGTACTAACACTGCTTCAACAGTTGTGGCTTCTATATCGCCGTGATGCGCTGCCACAGCGTGGATTACTTCAGCAGATTCCTTGTATTTCTTACAAAGGTCAGCACCTATCTGAACATGAGGGCCTTCTACTTCATGGTCTACTGCTTTTCCTATGTCATGCAAAAGACCAGCCCTTTTTGCGAGCTTGACATCTACTCCAAGCTCTGCAGCCATTGCCGCTGCTAGGTGTGCTACTTCTATAGAATGCTTCAAAACATTCTGTCCATAACTTGTTCTGTATTTCAATCTTCCTAAAAGTCTTATAATCTCTGGGTGCAATCCGTGCACTCCAGTATCGAAGGTAGCTTGTTCGCCCTGCTCTCTAATGTAGTTATCTACTTCCTTCTTGGACTTTTCAACCATTTCTTCAATCCTTGCAGGATGTATTCTTCCATCAACTATGAGTTTTTCAAGAGCAACTCTTGCAACTTCTCTTCTTATAGGATCAAAACCAGATAATATTACCGCTTCTGGTGTGTCATCAATAATCAAATCGATGCCTGTGAGTGTTTCCAACGTTCTTATATTTCTGCCTTCACGGCCTATTATTCTGCCCTTCATTTCATCATTAGGCAGTTGTACAACAGATACTGTGGTTTCTGCAACATGGTCAGCTGAACACTTTTGAATGGCACTCGCAACGATTTCCTTGGCTTTTCTATCGCCTTCTTCTTTAGCCTTGGCCTCAATATCCTTGATCATCATTGCAGCTTCATGCCTGATTTCTTTTTCAATATCATTCAAAAGTAAATGTTTTGCCTCGTCTGATGATAAGCCCGATAATCTTTCAAGCTCCTCTACCTGTTTCTTGTAGAGTTCTTGTACTTCTTCGTGGG
This portion of the Clostridia bacterium genome encodes:
- the rny gene encoding ribonuclease Y; its protein translation is MNIIQGGEIVIELIVYIAIALITFFIGFLVRRYIAESKIKNAETQAAKIVSEAEKQAETKKKELVLEAKEEVHKLRGELERETRDRRNEIQRIERRLLQREELLDKKVETLEQRDEANIKKQKEIQKSHEEVQELYKKQVEELERLSGLSSDEAKHLLLNDIEKEIRHEAAMMIKDIEAKAKEEGDRKAKEIVASAIQKCSADHVAETTVSVVQLPNDEMKGRIIGREGRNIRTLETLTGIDLIIDDTPEAVILSGFDPIRREVARVALEKLIVDGRIHPARIEEMVEKSKKEVDNYIREQGEQATFDTGVHGLHPEIIRLLGRLKYRTSYGQNVLKHSIEVAHLAAAMAAELGVDVKLAKRAGLLHDIGKAVDHEVEGPHVQIGADLCKKYKESAEVIHAVAAHHGDIEATTVEAVLVQAADAISAARPGARRETLESYIKRLEKIEEIANSFTGVEKSFAIQAGREVRIMVKPEDVSDSEIVYIARDIVKRIEDELEYPGQIKVNVIRETRAIEYAK